From the bacterium genome, the window GACGCGGTCTCGCGAACGGAGGTCGCGGCGTATCTGCGCCAACATCGGACTGAAGTAGGCGGTTTTGCCGGTGATATTGATCAGGAAAGTGGGGCGGGTGAAGGCGTACCAGACCTGCATCAGGTTTTTCATTTTGCGGGCCAACTGCAGACCGGCGCCCACTCCCCAGAAGAGCGAGTGCGATACAAAGACCGGGATTTCGACAAGCGAGAATGCTTTCTCTCCCGCCGCGGCTTCGCGGCGATAATCTGCCTGTGACGGAAAATAGGGGCGGTCCGGGCTGAGTGACCAGTCGAAGAAATTCGACGAACGAACCTGATCATGCTGGGGGAGTATTTTGAGGCCCGGAATCGCACTATACTCGACCTTAACTCCCAGCTCCTGCATTTTCGCGTATGTCTGGGTGTTGTGGTACCCCCACCCCATCCGCACAGTCTGGGCGCGTCCGGGAAGAACTTCCTGATATGCGGCATAAGCTTCGGCCAGCATACCAAGCTGGAACTGCTCATCCCAATACTCCTGATACCAGATCTTCTGCCCGGGGTCAAACCGCCAGAAATGGGGATGCCAGGAAAGCTCATCCCCGGCATTCTCCAACTGGAGCAAAAACGATTTATGGTTTGCCAGAACCCAGTTGAAACTGCCATGGAGCTGTTGAACCTGATGGTCGACCCGGAGGCACCAGGAAAAGCGGGGTGGGTTGCCATCGGAATCGGTCAGTCGAGCGAGCCGATCTTTGGCGCGAGGGATCCCGTCGGTCATGCCGTGCCAGACCAAGTGATCGGTAGGGAGTTTCCCTACAAAGCTCTCCCGATCCGGATCGGTATCGCACCCTATGATGATCAGTATCTCTTTGGCCACATCCTACTCCCTGGGTTGGGAGGCAAAATAGTGCAAAGGCGGGGAGTCTGCAACCTGTTTGGCTGCGGGACATCTTGTTTCCGGAGAAAGACTTGACATCTGCATCCATTTTCCATAGATTGGGTTGGACGGGCAAACCGAATACTTCAGGGGTTATAGACCGGTGCTCGACTCACACTCGCCCAATCTGTCGCGCACCCTATTCGAGCCAAATTCCACACTTCTTTCAGGTTAGAGCAAAGTACTCGTTGCCGTTTTGGCGGCGCTGACAAATAGGTATATCGTCCAATCTTTGGAGGGACTCTCATGAAGCGGATCATCTTGTGCGTTATGTTGCTCTGCGCCATTCCGGCGTTGACCCATAGCCAGGGAGCGGTATCGATCGATCAGGTCAATACCCTCGTCTCGAATTATGCGATCCAGGCTGGTCAGCCGGCTCGCTTTGTATTCAGATTCGATAACACGACTAACCTTCGCTGCAACGTGTCGAACGGATTTAAAGTGTCGACACCGGATGGAGCTGTCTGGGACAGCGTCACGATCGATTCGGCCGGCATAAATTCCGGCGGTGAAAATCAATTCGTCAGTTACTTCGATATCGTATTTGCCATGTGGGGAGGCGTCATCAAAGGTGGCGATGGGATCAATCCGGATACCGTCGGCATGCTTGGCGCCGGCATGCCCACTCGACCCAATCAAGGGATGCCTGAAACATTCAATGATACTGTTGTTGCGCTGACAATTTGGATGCACGACAACGCTTCGATAGATAAACATATCTGCATAGATTCTTCATTCTGGGGAGCCGGTGGGACCTGGGTCTGGGTCAGTAGTTCGCTGATCGATTATTTCCCGACATACGCTGGTCTACCGGGACAGACCTATTCTGCCGGAAGTGGGCCGGACCGCGATGGCTCCGGATTCTGCTTTGCGATCGGGGATCGGATAGTGCCAGGCGCGGATACGCTGCGTGTGCCATCTGAAGTCTCGACGATCCAGGAGGCAGTCGACGCGATCAATCCGAATGGAACGATCCTGGTAAGTCCCGGCACGTATACCGAAACAATCACGATCACCGGAAAGAAAGTATTCCTCAAATCGGTGCACGGCGCCTTAAGTACGACAATCACCAACGCAGACAATCAGCATCTGGTGACGTTTATCGGGCCGGAAACCAACGGCTCACTGCTCGAGGGATTTACTCTTCAGGGCGGCTATATGGGAGTCTGGTGTCAGGACGCGGCGCCGACCATCCGTCGAAACCTGCTCAGGAGTCAGCATGCGACTAGCTGGGCGGCGATCGTCCTGAGTGGAGTTGGATGGGGAACGATCGGCACTTCACCGGCTCAGATCATCAACAATACGATCTTCGGCAATTCCGGCGGCGGCATCTCGAGTTTTTCAACCGCCGCGCCGGTTATCAAAAATAACATCATAGCGAACAATGTGAAATACGGCATTCATATTCAGGATGACATGGATCCTCAGGTGGATCCATCGTACAATGATGTCTTCGGGAGTCCGGTGCTTTACTATAATGTGCCGAATCCGGGAGTTGGGACGATCAGTGCCGACCCGCTGTTTGCGGGCGACTTCACCTTGACGGAATCTTCACCTTGTATCAACGCCGGCGATCCGAGTCCGCTCTACAATGATCCGGATAGTTCACGCAATGATATGGGAGCATTCCCATTCGACGGTTCGGTTGAACCGCCGGTCGGCGACACACTTCGCGTGCCTGCGCAGTATACGACCATTCAGGATGCGATCAATGCGGCGAGTAACGGGCAGGTGGTTTTGGTTTCCCGCGGGACTTTTTACGGTGGCTTCAATTTCAATGGGAAGCTGATCAAGGTGGTGTCGACCGAGGGACCCCTGGCAACTTTGATTGTCCCACCGATCGTGAATGGACAGTCACTCCTCATTGACTTGGTAACATTCGACCATGGAGAGAACAGTCAGGCGGTCATCGAGGGATTCAGGTTTGAGGCAGGTAGAATTGCGGTACTTTGTCTCAATTCGGGTCCGACCATCCGTCGGAACATATTCAAGAGTCAGAAGGTGAACAACTGGGCGGCGATCTCGTTGGCCGGAAGTTGGAACGGTGTCTATGCGTCAGAGGGCCCCGCGCCAGCCATCATCGAGAATAATACCATTATGAATTGCGAGAATGGTGGTATCTCTACCTTCTCGTCAGTGGCTCCGGTGATCCGAAACAATATCATATATGGCAATCACGCCTACGGTATTCACAAACAGAGTTCTTCCCTGCCGCTCGTGATGGCGTACAATGATATCTTTGGGAATCCGGATGGAGATTACAATGTTGAAGACTACGGCCCCGGCGCACTTGCCGCCGAACCACGAGTTGACAACAATGGAATTCTCTCTCCCAATTCTCCATGTATTGATGCCGGCGATCCCGATCCGTCATACAATGATCCTGACGGCTCTCGCAATGACATGGGAGCACTACCCTATTCCGGCATTATACCTCCGCTGTCAGATACCGTCTATGTGCCGACCGATTTCCCGACAATTTCGGCAGCGGTCCAGGGGATCAATTCAGGAACAATTCTCGTGTTGCCCGGCACTTACATCGAGGCGATAGAATTCGGGTATAGACAGTACATTATCAAATCGACAGAGGGCCCTCTTGTTACGACCTTGACCAACGACAACCAGCATGACTTGATGGTGTTATCGGGAGCTTCCGGGTGCGTGATCGAAGGGTTCACGTTTGATGGAGGTCGAGCCGGAATTCGCTGTGCCAACTCCAATCCGCTCATTCGTAATAATATCTTCAAGAATCAGACCTACACCGACTGGGCCGCGATCATTCTAAGCGGTTGGGGATATGGTCAGACTGGGACTTCCGGTGCGACAATCATCAACAATACGATCGTCAATAGTTCGGGCGGCGGAATTTCGTCATTCTCCACCGACGCACCGATCATCAGAAACAATATCATTGCCAATAATGCCAAATATGGGATCCACATCGATGGCGGCGGGCCGAATGATGTTTCGTACAACGACGTGTACGGAAACCAGGTGGCATATTACAATGTCGCAGACCCTGGACCAGGGCATCTGGCGGTCGATCCGATGTTTAATCCGAATTACACGCTGGCACCTGGTTCACCCTGCATCAATGCAGGTGACCCCGACTCGATCTACAATGATCCCGATGGCTCGCGCAACGATATGGGGGCGGTGCCGTTCGGCGGCGGCCAGCCGAACGAGCTGTTTAATCTCGTGCAATGGCGAGCTGCCGATGGCGGCAATGATCACTGGTACGCGGTCATCCCGCAGAAACTCTATTGGGTGGAGGCGGACCTGAAGGCAAAAACATACAGTGCCGGCGGATACAGTGGACATCTCGCCACGATCAGCACCAATCTGGAGAATGAGTTCATCACCGACCATGTCCTGATCGGGGCGAATCAGAATAATCGGTTCGACAATTTCTTTATCGGCGGACGCGACATCAATGGCGCGTGGAGCTGGATCACGGGCGAACCATGGGGTTACACTAACTGGTCGAACGGCGAACCAAACAATAACGGCATCGAGACCGCGCTTTGCATGTACGGTCACTATGACACGTACTCCTATGCGACACCGGGCACCTGGAACAACTCTCTGCCGGACGGCACAGTGAATCAGTTACATCAGTACTGGTCAGTGGTTGAGTTTGGACCGAATGACACGGTGGTCGTGGACGAGCCAATCGCCACCAACGAGTGGATATCCGTTTTCTGTGCATCGCCGCATCTGGATGGCCAAACCATTCCGGGCGGTTCTATTATCCGGGCATTCGACCCGCAAGGTGTGCTGTGTGGTAAAGCGACTGTGCGAGCCGATGGATCCTTTGGATTTATGCTGGTGTATCGTGACGACCAGTACACAGCAACGGATGAAGGGGCGATACCCGGAGATAAAATCAGCTTCACTATCAATGGTGAGATGGTGGTTGTCTCCCCTGCCATTTACTGGACCACCAACGGTGACCAATTCCAGGGCTGTTCCTTTGAGCGCAAAGCCTGCATCACCCTGCATCTGCAGGAGGGCTGGAATCTGGTCTCCTGGAATGTCGGATGGAGTGGCATGCCTCGTCAGCTCCTTGCGCCGATAGTTGGATGCGTGGAATTTGTCCTGGCGTTTGACAATGGCGGACTTGTTTATGATCCGCAGTTGGAGAGGTTCTCAACGCTCACTAGAGTGGACTATATGCACGGCTACTGGATCAAGATGAACTGCGCGGCAGATCTGGAGATCTGCGGTGAGCCTCTTGACAACATACCCGGTATCCCGGTCGATCGCGGCTGGAATCTGGTAAGCTACCTACCATCGTACAACCTTGAACCGTACACCGCATTCTTTACAGTCGGGGATTTCCTCGAAGTTGCGATCGGATATGACAATGGTGCGAAAGTCTACATGCCGTCGAATCCGGGTTTCAGCACCCTGACCACGCTTGAGCCAGGATTCGGTTATTGGATCAGACTCTCTGAAGAGGGGATACTTGCTTATGGACTGATCCCGGCCGATAACGATGAGTCACATCAGCCGCTCGCCCAGTCAAATGGCGAGGCGGAGCCGTTCGGATCACGAGTCTGGATGTCGCTTTATGGCGATGGCCTGAGACTCAATGGTCAGCCACTGGCGAACAATTCGACGATCGAGGTCTTCACGCCGGAGGGTGAATTGGTCGGAAGCGGCGTATATCTGAATGGCGTACTCAAATTCATGCCAGTGTATGGATTTGATGGCGATAATGCTTCGGCGCGGTTGGCTGTCCTCGATGACCAACTCACTCTCAAGGTGAATGGGATTGAGGTCGTAGAACAGATTCGTTGGACCGGCAACGGGACATCGGTGCAACTTGGCGCGCTGACGACTTCAGGTCTGCCGACGACTTTTGCTTTGGAGCAGAACTATCCGAACCCGTTCAACCCGGCGACAACCATTGCGTTTGCGGTACCGAAACATCAGCATGTGCGTCTGGTGGTCTTCAATCTCCTGGGTCAAGAGATCCGGACACTGACTGACCAGGTGTATGATGCCGGCCGCTACGAAGTGGTGTGGGATGGACGAGATACCGGCGGTGATCAGGTGCCGACGGGTCTCTATTTCTATCGCTTTGAATCAAGCGACATCAGTATGACCAAGAAGATGCTGCTGCTCAAGTAAGCGGCAATTGGTCTGCAGTATAAAAAGAGCCGACAACTTCAGGGTTGTCGGCTTTCTTATTTGCAGAACAAAATTTCGGTTACTTCTTTCGGCGCAACATCCGCTTGATCTCTTCCTCACCCAACGGACCGGCATGTTTGACCCGCAGGCTTTCGGCCCACTCGCGTCCAAAGTCCCGCTGAAGATAGAGATTGATACCGGCGGTGACTGTCATGGCGATCACCGCGCCCAGGCTGGCGAGAGCCATATCCTTGTGAGCATCCCAAATGTCACCCTGCGTGCCGAGGTAAGCGACGCCCAGGTCTCCCCCAAAAAACTCCGCGGCTCCCCACTCAAACAGCTCGAAAAGCATGGAGGTCGACATGGTAACATCGAGTGGCAGAAAATATCCCCAGAACCCCCTGACCGCAGCGACGCGGTGAAACATCTCGCGGATCGGATATGCTAACAGCAAACCATACGAGAGGTGGACGAGCCGATCAAAGTGGTTGCGTTCCCACCCCATGATGCTGTTCCAGGTCCGTCCGAAAATCGCCTCAAACCATTGATCGTATGGTACCAAAGCGTAGGTGTAATGCGCCCCCACTTCGTGGAGACAGAGGAAGAGGAACAGCAGGGTGTATGAGACCCGCGAAAAAGGGAATCGTCTGGCGGTGACTGCCAGAAGAACGACCAGGATCACGGCCAGCAGATTTTCCAGCGCCCAGTCTTTGCGATCGTGCGGCGAGATCGCCAGGAAGATCCAGAGGATCCCGAAAAGAATCCCCAGAATTGTCAGATAACGGAGATGAGGATTAGCCGCACCTTTTCCGCGTGGTTCAGTCATTGGTTTCTCCAGTTTGCCGGGTGATGGTCAGGTGGGTGCATTCTGGGGACTGTGGGAGGCAAAGGCAACTAATTTTCTCGAGTTGAGGAACTGTCCGGCGAGCAAAAAAGAAAGGACGGTGGTGAGACCGTCCTTTCCGGGTGTAGTCACTTGGGGAAGAGTGAATGAGCGACTACAGTAGTGGTGTATCATGGCGGCCGGTCATGGTGAGACCGGCCAGCATGCTTTTGTTATTCCGAAATCACGGGCAGTTCGGAAGAGCCGGTTTCGGAGTGACTGTCAAGTAAGAGATCAGCAGCGACAAGTCGGACAAGTCCGGAACAACCGCTACTGAACCATTGACGTTCGCTTCGGCCGCGCACGGCAGGGTCGGCTTGGGCGTGACGGTCAGGTAAGAGATCATGAGTGAGAGGTCCGAAAGGTCCGGAGTCTCAGCCACGCTCTTGTTGACGTTACCGGTGGTGCCAATGCAGCAACCTGCTGGTGGGTTCGCCTGCTCACCAAGATGGTCGCCGCAGTAGAGGAAGGTCCAGCCGCCGAGCCAGCTATTCGCCAGCGTGACAGACGGATTAAACGCTCCCTGGTACGTGACATCGTCGATCAGCCCCTGTGGATCATCGGCACCCGGAACCGCGATGCCGCCAGTAGCAGCGGGGAACGCTGTGCCGGGGCGTGGGTCGAGACCGTTGTTCTGCGTGCGGCTGATACCGCGAAGTTTCGGGTCGATAAACAGATCATTGTTGGCGGAGAAATACGGCGCAACATCAGCGATCTGGTCGGCATCTTTCACAAGTGAGTCAACGATCGTGAAGTTCTTGAAACCGTTGAAGACGTTGTTCACCAGTTTCAATTCGTTTCCGATGTAGACCTGGCTAGCATTCGGAAGATCGATCGCGCGCTGGGCGAAATCGACGAAGATCGAATTGTAAATGCGGCCGGCAGTACCGGAACGATACGAGATGGCGTAGTCGTTGTCGGTCTCGCCGGAAGCAGCGCCGGAACCGATCGCCGTCACGTTGGAGATGTACGGCTGCGACAGGATAGCCGGCGTGGCCGGAGTCGCAGGAGAGGTGCAGGCATCGATCTCAAATGCGCGCGAACCGGAAGACGGCAGGCTGGCATCCTTAATGGTGAACCAGTATTGGCCGGTTCCGGAGAATCCGAAGTCCCAGTCAAAGCCATCGTCATCGCAGAAAGCGTTGACAAGATATTTGGCGTTGACCGTGCCACCGAAGAACTCAAAGCCGTCATCAAGATTCTGATAGGCCTCGATATGGTCGACAACTGTGCCGCGACCAACGCCACCCATGGTCAGACCATTGATTTCGTTAGCGGCGCCGATGATGGAACCGCCGTGACGAAGCGACACATAGCGAAGAACGCCGGAGTTATCGTCGTCATCCGTGCCACCATAATTACCACGGGTTTCGGTACCCGGGATGCCTTCGATCTGAGCGGTACCGGAGGCGGTGTTCAGGCGGGCATCACCGAGAACGATGAGCGAACCCCAGAGGCCGCGGCCGGAAGCGCCGAGCGGTATATCAGTCGGATTGTCGACATCGTCGGTGATTGAAGTCATAACGATCGGGCAATCAGCCGCGCCTTCGCCATAGATCTTGCCACCACGGGCGACGATCAGAGCGGTGGCGTTTTCGGCTGTGCCGGGGTCACCCTTGATGACCGTGCCGGGGCCGATAATGAGCTGTTCGCCATTTTCAACATACACAAAACCAGAGAGATTGATGACCGTGTCCTTCGTCCAGTTGATCGTGCCAACCATGTCGGCATCGGTAAACAGGGCGACCGGCTTGCCGGCTTCAGTGATGCAGTCGCACTCGGCCAGAGCCGCGCAGGGGGCGAGAATACCGCAGAAGGAAGTAGCGGTCCAGTGGCAGATCCACGGAGCATCGGTCGGATGGAACGCGCCCTGATAGGCGACATCCGAGATCAGACCAAGCGGATCGTCAGCGCCCGGAACGGCAACACCACCGGTGGCGGCGGCGCCGGACGGGCGCGGATCGAGATCACCGGAATTGGTGCGGCTGATGCCACCCAAGCCCGGATTGACGAACAGGTCGTTGTTCGCGGAGAGGTACGGAGCGACATCAGCGATCTGATCGGCGTCACGAACCAGCGAGTCAACGATGGTGTAATTCTTGAAGCCAAAGAAGATGTTATTGACCAGCTTCAACTCGTTCCCAATGTAAACCTGGCTGGCGTTCGGAAGGTCGATCGCACGATTCGAGAAATCGGTGAAGATAGAGTTGTAGATGCGGCCAGCCGTACCGGTGCGATAAGAGATCGCATAGTCGTTGTCGGACTCGACGACGTCAGCATCGGAACCGATGGCGGTGGCGTTGGAGATGTACGGCTGCGACAGGATGGCCGGTGTCGCCGGAGTGGCCGGCGACGTGCAAGCATCGATTTCAAATGCACGCGAACCGGAGGACGGAAGGACTGAATCCTTCAGCACAAACCAGAATTGGCCCGTACCGGTGAAACCGAAATCCCAGTCGAAGCCATCATCATCACAAAAGATGGTGGCGAGGTGGGAGGTATTGACCGTACCACCAAAGAACTCAAAACCGTCATCAAGATTCTGATAGGCTTCGACGTGGTCGATGACAGTGCCACGACCAACGCCACCCATGGTGAGGCCGTTGATTTCGTTGGCAGCACCGATGATGGAACCACCATGACGGAGCGAGACGTAGCGGAAGACGCCGCTGTTGTCGTTGTCGTCAGTGCCACCGTAGTTACCGCGAACTTCGGTACCAGGGATACCTTCGATCTGCGCAGTACCGGAGGCGGTGTTCAGGCGGGCGTCGCCAAGAATAATAACTGAACCCCACAGACCGCGACCGGCCGAGCCGAGCGGTATGTCATTCGGATCATCAACATCGTCGGAGATCGAGGTGAAGATGATCGGGCTGGTCGGGGTTCCTTCGGCGTAGATTTTGCCGCCTTTGGCGACGATCAACGCGGTGGCGTTTTCAGCCGTACCCGGATCACCTTTGATGATCGTGCCGGGCTCGATGATCAGGATCTCACCATTTTCAACATACACGAACCCGGACATATTCCAGATCGTGTCCCGCGACCAGACGGTCGTGCCGGTGATATCGGCATCGGTCACGACTTTAACCGGCTTGCCCGCTTCTGACAGTTGCCCGAAAGCAAGAACAGGCAACATCAGAACAAAGACAGCCATGAATAATTTACGCAACATGAATTCCTCCAAACAGGATGAGTTAGTTTGCATGACAGTCGAAAAACTCTGAACCGTACAGCGAAGAAAGTGAAGTGCTTTCAGTGGTGTTTTCTCCTTCTTAGTTTTCATGGTTTACCTAATCGTTCCGAATAATAAGAGGCTATCATAACGTTGGTGGCGCTGCACATTTTGGCTCTCTGCACCGTTCACCACACGCTCGATTTTCAAGTTGTAGGTTCTTTCTGTCAGCAATGTATTCATCATGTTCCTGCGTGTGGCATTAGAGCGAATAGCTCATGCCGATCCCGTAAGTGACTCCGGTTTTGTACGACTGCGCGACATAGTCGCGACCGTACAGCTCGTAGGTCTTGAGATGTTCGGAGTCGGTCAGGTTCTTCGCCGATCCCTTGAGCGTGACACCGCCCCAGAGTTTCTGGGAGAGCGTTACGTCAACGGTGGTGCGAGCCTGTTCGTAGACACTAGGGGTGACGCCGAGGGTGACTTCGGAAAGCCGCTTGCCGAAGCGATTATACATCAGGTTGACATTGGTTCCGGTTTTCTCGTTGTCG encodes:
- a CDS encoding right-handed parallel beta-helix repeat-containing protein; the encoded protein is MKRIILCVMLLCAIPALTHSQGAVSIDQVNTLVSNYAIQAGQPARFVFRFDNTTNLRCNVSNGFKVSTPDGAVWDSVTIDSAGINSGGENQFVSYFDIVFAMWGGVIKGGDGINPDTVGMLGAGMPTRPNQGMPETFNDTVVALTIWMHDNASIDKHICIDSSFWGAGGTWVWVSSSLIDYFPTYAGLPGQTYSAGSGPDRDGSGFCFAIGDRIVPGADTLRVPSEVSTIQEAVDAINPNGTILVSPGTYTETITITGKKVFLKSVHGALSTTITNADNQHLVTFIGPETNGSLLEGFTLQGGYMGVWCQDAAPTIRRNLLRSQHATSWAAIVLSGVGWGTIGTSPAQIINNTIFGNSGGGISSFSTAAPVIKNNIIANNVKYGIHIQDDMDPQVDPSYNDVFGSPVLYYNVPNPGVGTISADPLFAGDFTLTESSPCINAGDPSPLYNDPDSSRNDMGAFPFDGSVEPPVGDTLRVPAQYTTIQDAINAASNGQVVLVSRGTFYGGFNFNGKLIKVVSTEGPLATLIVPPIVNGQSLLIDLVTFDHGENSQAVIEGFRFEAGRIAVLCLNSGPTIRRNIFKSQKVNNWAAISLAGSWNGVYASEGPAPAIIENNTIMNCENGGISTFSSVAPVIRNNIIYGNHAYGIHKQSSSLPLVMAYNDIFGNPDGDYNVEDYGPGALAAEPRVDNNGILSPNSPCIDAGDPDPSYNDPDGSRNDMGALPYSGIIPPLSDTVYVPTDFPTISAAVQGINSGTILVLPGTYIEAIEFGYRQYIIKSTEGPLVTTLTNDNQHDLMVLSGASGCVIEGFTFDGGRAGIRCANSNPLIRNNIFKNQTYTDWAAIILSGWGYGQTGTSGATIINNTIVNSSGGGISSFSTDAPIIRNNIIANNAKYGIHIDGGGPNDVSYNDVYGNQVAYYNVADPGPGHLAVDPMFNPNYTLAPGSPCINAGDPDSIYNDPDGSRNDMGAVPFGGGQPNELFNLVQWRAADGGNDHWYAVIPQKLYWVEADLKAKTYSAGGYSGHLATISTNLENEFITDHVLIGANQNNRFDNFFIGGRDINGAWSWITGEPWGYTNWSNGEPNNNGIETALCMYGHYDTYSYATPGTWNNSLPDGTVNQLHQYWSVVEFGPNDTVVVDEPIATNEWISVFCASPHLDGQTIPGGSIIRAFDPQGVLCGKATVRADGSFGFMLVYRDDQYTATDEGAIPGDKISFTINGEMVVVSPAIYWTTNGDQFQGCSFERKACITLHLQEGWNLVSWNVGWSGMPRQLLAPIVGCVEFVLAFDNGGLVYDPQLERFSTLTRVDYMHGYWIKMNCAADLEICGEPLDNIPGIPVDRGWNLVSYLPSYNLEPYTAFFTVGDFLEVAIGYDNGAKVYMPSNPGFSTLTTLEPGFGYWIRLSEEGILAYGLIPADNDESHQPLAQSNGEAEPFGSRVWMSLYGDGLRLNGQPLANNSTIEVFTPEGELVGSGVYLNGVLKFMPVYGFDGDNASARLAVLDDQLTLKVNGIEVVEQIRWTGNGTSVQLGALTTSGLPTTFALEQNYPNPFNPATTIAFAVPKHQHVRLVVFNLLGQEIRTLTDQVYDAGRYEVVWDGRDTGGDQVPTGLYFYRFESSDISMTKKMLLLK
- a CDS encoding DUF2238 domain-containing protein, which gives rise to MTEPRGKGAANPHLRYLTILGILFGILWIFLAISPHDRKDWALENLLAVILVVLLAVTARRFPFSRVSYTLLFLFLCLHEVGAHYTYALVPYDQWFEAIFGRTWNSIMGWERNHFDRLVHLSYGLLLAYPIREMFHRVAAVRGFWGYFLPLDVTMSTSMLFELFEWGAAEFFGGDLGVAYLGTQGDIWDAHKDMALASLGAVIAMTVTAGINLYLQRDFGREWAESLRVKHAGPLGEEEIKRMLRRKK
- a CDS encoding T9SS C-terminal target domain-containing protein, translating into MLRKLFMAVFVLMLPVLAFGQLSEAGKPVKVVTDADITGTTVWSRDTIWNMSGFVYVENGEILIIEPGTIIKGDPGTAENATALIVAKGGKIYAEGTPTSPIIFTSISDDVDDPNDIPLGSAGRGLWGSVIILGDARLNTASGTAQIEGIPGTEVRGNYGGTDDNDNSGVFRYVSLRHGGSIIGAANEINGLTMGGVGRGTVIDHVEAYQNLDDGFEFFGGTVNTSHLATIFCDDDGFDWDFGFTGTGQFWFVLKDSVLPSSGSRAFEIDACTSPATPATPAILSQPYISNATAIGSDADVVESDNDYAISYRTGTAGRIYNSIFTDFSNRAIDLPNASQVYIGNELKLVNNIFFGFKNYTIVDSLVRDADQIADVAPYLSANNDLFVNPGLGGISRTNSGDLDPRPSGAAATGGVAVPGADDPLGLISDVAYQGAFHPTDAPWICHWTATSFCGILAPCAALAECDCITEAGKPVALFTDADMVGTINWTKDTVINLSGFVYVENGEQLIIGPGTVIKGDPGTAENATALIVARGGKIYGEGAADCPIVMTSITDDVDNPTDIPLGASGRGLWGSLIVLGDARLNTASGTAQIEGIPGTETRGNYGGTDDDDNSGVLRYVSLRHGGSIIGAANEINGLTMGGVGRGTVVDHIEAYQNLDDGFEFFGGTVNAKYLVNAFCDDDGFDWDFGFSGTGQYWFTIKDASLPSSGSRAFEIDACTSPATPATPAILSQPYISNVTAIGSGAASGETDNDYAISYRSGTAGRIYNSIFVDFAQRAIDLPNASQVYIGNELKLVNNVFNGFKNFTIVDSLVKDADQIADVAPYFSANNDLFIDPKLRGISRTQNNGLDPRPGTAFPAATGGIAVPGADDPQGLIDDVTYQGAFNPSVTLANSWLGGWTFLYCGDHLGEQANPPAGCCIGTTGNVNKSVAETPDLSDLSLMISYLTVTPKPTLPCAAEANVNGSVAVVPDLSDLSLLISYLTVTPKPALPNCP